Proteins found in one Proteiniborus sp. DW1 genomic segment:
- a CDS encoding ABC transporter substrate-binding protein: protein MNKKLTVVLSLFLALSLIAGCSSGGVNSKAESGNTIKVGLNFGLSGAAATYGQGSVEGIELAFEEINKNGGVLGKQIELAKYDNKSEDTESANVSTKLATRDKVVAILGSDTSGSTKAAIPAAMQNKIPIISPSATSDDVTVDSHGKVKDYVFKTCFNDSFQGIMMAEFAYTDLGYKKAAILADTTSDYAQGLSKAFNETFTGLGGVVISEEAYQAKDTDFKAVLTNIKGKNPEVLFVPGYYEEVGLIIRQARELGINIPILGGDGYESPKLLEIAGKDSLNNVYYSSHYSPMDDSENVVKFKEAFKAKYDKDPDAFNALGYDLAYFLADALERTGEVNPEKLREALASTKNFTGVTGSISIDGSHNPVKSVTIIEVKEGQPTFLKKLDPQ, encoded by the coding sequence ATGAATAAAAAATTGACAGTAGTACTTTCATTATTTCTTGCATTAAGCCTTATTGCGGGATGTTCCTCTGGAGGAGTAAATAGTAAAGCAGAGAGTGGAAATACAATAAAGGTAGGTTTGAACTTCGGACTTTCTGGTGCTGCAGCAACATATGGTCAAGGTTCTGTAGAAGGTATTGAACTAGCTTTTGAAGAGATAAATAAGAATGGTGGAGTTTTAGGGAAACAAATAGAACTAGCTAAGTATGACAACAAGTCTGAAGACACAGAATCAGCTAATGTTTCTACAAAATTAGCCACTAGAGATAAAGTTGTAGCTATACTAGGTTCAGATACATCTGGAAGTACTAAGGCTGCAATCCCAGCTGCAATGCAAAATAAAATACCAATAATTTCTCCTTCAGCAACTTCGGATGATGTTACAGTTGATAGTCATGGGAAGGTAAAAGACTATGTCTTTAAAACATGCTTCAATGACTCTTTCCAAGGAATTATGATGGCAGAGTTTGCTTATACTGATCTAGGCTATAAAAAAGCAGCTATTCTAGCTGATACAACTAGTGACTATGCTCAAGGACTATCAAAAGCATTTAATGAAACTTTTACAGGGCTTGGAGGAGTGGTCATAAGCGAAGAAGCTTATCAAGCAAAGGATACAGACTTTAAAGCTGTTTTAACAAATATAAAAGGAAAAAATCCAGAAGTATTATTTGTGCCAGGATATTATGAGGAAGTAGGACTTATTATTAGGCAGGCAAGAGAATTAGGGATTAATATACCTATACTTGGTGGTGACGGATATGAATCTCCGAAACTATTAGAGATAGCAGGTAAGGACTCATTAAATAATGTTTATTATTCAAGTCATTATTCTCCAATGGACGATTCAGAAAATGTAGTCAAATTCAAGGAAGCATTTAAAGCAAAATATGACAAGGACCCTGATGCATTCAATGCTTTAGGATATGATTTAGCATATTTTTTAGCAGATGCATTAGAGAGAACTGGAGAAGTTAACCCTGAAAAGCTAAGAGAGGCCCTAGCTTCAACCAAGAATTTCACTGGTGTGACAGGAAGTATATCCATAGATGGAAGTCATAATCCGGTAAAATCAGTAACTATTATAGAAGTAAAGGAAGGACAACCGACCTTCTTAAAGAAATTAGATCCACAATGA